A region from the Paraburkholderia youngii genome encodes:
- a CDS encoding ribonuclease catalytic domain-containing protein → MNVFFEESGSFKAGSVLSRQGDAFQVELPGGRRAKVRAKDVLIEFEKPTAAELMQQADTLAQEIDLDFLWECAPDDEFPFATLGAEYFGASFGAVERAALVLRMHGSPVYFRRKGRGMYQRAPQEQLKMALAGLERKRQQALVQAQYEEELKAGRLPEAFAGGKGLALLTKPDKNTIEYKALENAAAARGISQARLMLECGAIASPRALHEAKFLSEYFPHGTGFPSVAAANVPDDLPQADVEAFSIDDITTTEIDDAFSVEHLADGRVRIGVHIAAPALGIQRGDDVDAIARARLSTVYMPGDKITMLPDSVVDTFTLGEGDYRPALSLYVIVNRETQEIVASETRAERVFVKSNLRHNTLDEVVTEEALAEGTGEYPHKDDIAVLWPFAQALFEKRQTARAGYGLRREVQRNTDFNFYVDGEHITITPRRRGSPLDTIVAELAILANSSWGAFLHDHGVPGIYRTQRAFGAPSGPKRTRMQTNAAPHEGLGVSQYAWSTSPLRRYVDLVNQWQLIACVQHGVTAKLAAPFKPKDADLFAVVQGFDDTYTAYADYQRRMEYFWCLRWLRQENRKQVVASVVKGDLVRLEEIPLLLHVPGLGVHARGTRLQLEVMSIDELTIEASVRLLHVLDAPTVTSGAEAEEGEDEGDEELLDAADDSAESEAEAQAEADGGNPNDNPGADESAASGNGNGSGNGNDASNTADNDQHITEPGR, encoded by the coding sequence GTGAACGTTTTCTTCGAGGAATCGGGCAGTTTCAAGGCCGGCAGCGTGCTGTCGCGTCAGGGTGACGCGTTTCAGGTCGAGTTGCCGGGCGGCCGGCGCGCGAAGGTGCGCGCGAAGGATGTGCTGATCGAGTTCGAGAAACCCACTGCGGCCGAACTGATGCAGCAGGCCGACACGTTGGCGCAGGAGATCGATCTGGACTTCCTGTGGGAATGCGCGCCGGACGATGAATTCCCGTTCGCGACGCTGGGCGCCGAGTACTTCGGCGCGAGCTTCGGCGCGGTCGAGCGCGCGGCGCTGGTGCTGCGCATGCACGGCTCGCCGGTGTACTTCCGGCGCAAGGGCCGCGGCATGTACCAGCGCGCGCCGCAAGAGCAGCTGAAGATGGCGCTCGCGGGTCTCGAGCGCAAGCGCCAGCAGGCGCTCGTGCAGGCGCAGTACGAAGAAGAGCTGAAGGCAGGCCGTCTACCGGAAGCGTTCGCGGGCGGCAAGGGCCTCGCGCTCCTGACTAAGCCCGACAAGAACACGATCGAGTACAAGGCGCTCGAAAACGCCGCGGCCGCGCGCGGCATCTCGCAGGCGCGGCTGATGCTCGAATGCGGCGCGATCGCGTCGCCGCGCGCGCTGCACGAAGCGAAATTCCTGTCCGAGTACTTCCCGCATGGCACCGGCTTCCCGTCCGTTGCGGCCGCGAACGTGCCCGACGATCTGCCGCAGGCCGACGTCGAAGCGTTCTCGATCGACGACATCACCACGACGGAAATCGACGACGCATTCTCGGTCGAGCATCTGGCCGACGGCCGTGTGCGGATCGGCGTGCACATCGCCGCGCCGGCGCTCGGCATCCAGCGCGGCGACGACGTCGATGCGATCGCGCGTGCGCGTTTGTCGACGGTCTACATGCCCGGCGACAAGATCACGATGCTGCCCGACAGCGTCGTCGACACCTTCACGCTCGGCGAGGGCGACTATCGGCCAGCGCTATCGCTGTACGTGATCGTCAATCGCGAGACGCAGGAGATCGTCGCGAGCGAAACGCGCGCCGAGCGCGTGTTCGTCAAGAGCAACCTGCGCCACAACACGCTCGACGAAGTCGTCACCGAGGAGGCGCTCGCCGAGGGCACCGGCGAGTATCCGCACAAGGACGATATCGCCGTGCTGTGGCCGTTCGCGCAGGCGCTGTTCGAAAAGCGCCAGACCGCGCGCGCCGGCTACGGCCTGCGTCGCGAAGTGCAGCGCAATACCGATTTCAATTTCTACGTCGACGGCGAGCACATCACGATTACGCCGCGCCGGCGCGGCTCGCCGCTCGACACGATCGTCGCCGAGCTGGCGATTCTCGCGAACTCGTCGTGGGGCGCGTTCCTGCACGATCACGGCGTGCCGGGCATCTATCGCACGCAGCGCGCGTTCGGCGCGCCAAGCGGCCCGAAGCGCACGCGCATGCAGACCAACGCCGCGCCGCACGAAGGGCTCGGCGTCTCGCAATACGCTTGGAGCACGTCGCCGCTGCGCCGCTACGTCGACCTCGTGAACCAGTGGCAGCTGATCGCGTGCGTGCAGCATGGTGTGACTGCCAAGCTCGCCGCGCCGTTCAAGCCGAAGGACGCCGATCTGTTCGCGGTCGTGCAGGGCTTCGACGACACCTACACCGCATATGCCGACTACCAGCGCCGCATGGAGTACTTCTGGTGTCTGCGCTGGCTCAGGCAGGAAAACCGCAAGCAGGTAGTCGCATCGGTTGTGAAGGGCGATCTCGTGCGTCTCGAGGAAATTCCGCTGCTGCTGCACGTGCCGGGTCTCGGCGTGCATGCGCGCGGCACGCGTTTGCAGCTGGAAGTGATGTCGATCGACGAACTGACGATCGAAGCGTCTGTGCGTCTGTTGCACGTGCTCGATGCGCCGACCGTGACGAGCGGCGCCGAAGCCGAAGAAGGCGAGGACGAGGGCGACGAAGAGTTGCTCGACGCAGCGGACGACAGCGCCGAAAGCGAAGCGGAGGCGCAAGCGGAAGCCGACGGCGGTAATCCGAACGACAACCCCGGCGCCGACGAATCCGCGGCAAGCGGCAACGGCAACGGCAGCGGCAACGGCAACGACGCATCGAACACCGCCGACAACGACCAACACATCACGGAGCCGGGACGATGA
- the aroE gene encoding shikimate dehydrogenase — translation MNGNPTRDRYAVIGNPVGHSKSPFIHGRFAAQTGEPIEYGHLLAPVDAFVPHVRAFIEAGGRGLNVTVPFKLDAHAFANTLSPRAAAAGAVNTLRVDADGIYGDNTDGFGLVRDIEVNLGVSLKGARILLLGAGGAARGVVLPMLDRAPHTLTIVNRTAQKAEALVDQFAQAAGDARCRLSGGSARAIEAGQYDVIVNATAGSLDASLPECDDRAFGNGTLAYDMMYSAHPTVFMQHAAKLGARGADGLGMLVEQAAESFYVWRGVRPDGAPVLAELRALLTAPSPA, via the coding sequence ATGAACGGCAACCCAACGCGCGATCGCTACGCGGTCATCGGCAACCCGGTCGGGCATAGCAAGTCGCCGTTCATCCACGGCCGCTTCGCCGCGCAAACCGGCGAGCCGATCGAGTACGGTCATCTGCTCGCGCCGGTCGACGCGTTCGTGCCGCACGTGCGCGCGTTCATCGAAGCGGGCGGGCGCGGCCTGAACGTGACGGTGCCGTTCAAGCTCGACGCGCATGCGTTCGCGAACACGCTGTCGCCGCGCGCGGCGGCGGCCGGCGCGGTAAACACGCTGAGGGTCGACGCCGACGGCATCTACGGCGACAACACGGATGGCTTCGGCCTCGTGCGCGACATCGAGGTGAATCTCGGGGTGTCGCTGAAAGGCGCGCGCATCCTGCTGCTCGGCGCGGGCGGGGCCGCGCGCGGTGTCGTGCTGCCGATGCTCGACCGCGCGCCGCATACGCTGACGATCGTCAACCGCACGGCGCAGAAGGCCGAGGCGCTGGTCGATCAGTTCGCGCAGGCAGCCGGCGACGCGCGCTGCCGGCTGAGCGGCGGCAGCGCCCGCGCGATCGAAGCGGGCCAGTACGACGTGATCGTCAACGCGACCGCGGGCAGCCTCGATGCGTCGCTGCCCGAGTGCGACGACCGCGCGTTCGGCAACGGCACGCTCGCTTACGACATGATGTACAGCGCGCATCCAACTGTCTTCATGCAGCACGCGGCGAAGCTCGGCGCGCGCGGCGCCGACGGTCTCGGCATGCTGGTCGAGCAGGCGGCCGAATCGTTCTATGTGTGGCGCGGTGTGCGCCCCGATGGCGCGCCGGTGCTCGCCGAATTGCGGGCGCTGCTGACGGCGCCGTCGCCCGCATAA
- the mtgA gene encoding monofunctional biosynthetic peptidoglycan transglycosylase gives MTATRRASGSRGQAGPLRWLAWLIAVVAIAWLATQAYYFAQIAIWNVVNPRSTAFMRSDAWRLSQDRPDLSVQRTWVPYEQISRNLKRAIIASEDANFVNNKGYETDAMLQAWERNKAQGRIVRGGSTISQQLARNLFLSREKSYIRKGQELIITWMLETLMDKQRIFEIYLNSVEWGNGVYGAEAAAQYYFKTSASKLTAAQSARLAVMLPRPKYFDEHRNSAYLAQRARVIARRMGAAELPD, from the coding sequence ATGACAGCGACGCGGCGCGCCAGCGGTTCGCGCGGCCAGGCCGGCCCGCTGCGCTGGCTCGCCTGGCTGATCGCGGTCGTGGCCATCGCCTGGCTCGCGACGCAGGCGTACTACTTCGCGCAGATCGCGATCTGGAACGTCGTCAATCCGCGCTCGACCGCGTTCATGCGCTCGGACGCGTGGCGTCTGTCGCAGGACCGGCCGGATCTGTCGGTGCAGCGCACGTGGGTGCCGTACGAGCAGATTTCCCGCAACCTGAAGCGCGCGATCATCGCGTCCGAGGACGCGAACTTCGTCAACAACAAGGGCTACGAAACCGACGCGATGTTGCAGGCATGGGAGCGCAACAAGGCGCAAGGCCGGATCGTGCGCGGCGGCTCGACGATCTCGCAGCAACTCGCGCGCAATCTGTTCCTGTCGCGCGAGAAAAGCTATATCCGCAAGGGCCAGGAGCTGATCATCACGTGGATGCTCGAAACGCTGATGGACAAGCAGCGCATCTTCGAGATCTATCTGAACTCGGTCGAATGGGGCAACGGCGTGTACGGCGCCGAGGCGGCCGCGCAGTACTATTTCAAGACCTCGGCGAGCAAACTCACGGCCGCGCAGTCCGCGCGGCTCGCGGTGATGCTGCCGCGCCCCAAATATTTCGATGAACACCGGAATTCGGCGTATCTCGCACAACGCGCGCGAGTCATCGCGCGGCGGATGGGCGCGGCCGAATTGCCGGATTGA
- a CDS encoding IclR family transcriptional regulator has translation MNKAMPTHGASPAEAAPGSNGGPDSAANPAPREASAVTANVAASASATARASRPVQRAATVDGLGLPVTLLEITPQQAGTQTLLRGLAILEAAAAGVRDLRSFGAALGTTRSTTHRLVSSLVQARYLRQVQGGYLLGPKLIELGTIALEQMPLTAVARPHLQSLAEQTLDTIHLGVRDGDDVLYIDKIPGTRGLEMRSRVGHRMPLASTGIGKAMMLDLAPDAWQSLFDASRRALAGVSFKPDNRPDAPTFLQRMTNYAAGGYTFDLEENEASIRCVAAPVRDASGAIVAALSVASTIPYMPLERMDELIPVVQREARAISEELGWRAPQPATRRIKR, from the coding sequence ATGAACAAAGCGATGCCTACTCACGGGGCTAGCCCGGCCGAGGCGGCGCCGGGGTCGAACGGCGGGCCGGACAGTGCCGCGAATCCCGCGCCGCGCGAGGCTTCAGCCGTCACCGCCAATGTCGCCGCCAGTGCGTCCGCTACCGCGAGGGCGTCGCGCCCGGTGCAGCGCGCGGCAACCGTCGACGGACTCGGGCTGCCGGTCACATTGCTGGAAATCACGCCGCAGCAGGCCGGCACACAGACACTGTTGCGCGGCCTCGCGATTCTCGAGGCGGCGGCGGCCGGCGTGCGCGATCTGCGCAGCTTCGGCGCCGCGCTCGGCACCACCCGCAGCACCACGCATCGACTCGTTAGCAGCCTCGTGCAGGCGCGCTATCTGCGTCAGGTGCAGGGCGGCTATCTGCTCGGGCCGAAGCTGATCGAGCTCGGCACGATCGCGCTCGAACAGATGCCGCTGACGGCCGTCGCGCGTCCGCATCTGCAGTCGCTGGCCGAGCAGACGCTCGACACGATCCACCTCGGCGTGCGCGATGGCGACGACGTGCTGTACATCGACAAGATCCCTGGCACGCGCGGCCTCGAAATGCGCTCGCGCGTCGGCCATCGGATGCCGCTCGCGTCGACCGGCATCGGCAAGGCGATGATGCTCGACCTCGCGCCGGACGCATGGCAGTCGCTGTTCGACGCGTCGCGCCGCGCGCTCGCGGGGGTCAGCTTCAAGCCCGACAACCGCCCCGACGCGCCGACCTTCCTGCAGCGCATGACGAACTACGCGGCCGGCGGCTACACGTTCGATCTCGAAGAGAACGAAGCGTCGATCCGTTGCGTCGCGGCGCCAGTGCGCGATGCGTCGGGCGCGATCGTCGCGGCGTTGTCGGTGGCGAGCACGATTCCGTATATGCCGCTCGAACGGATGGACGAACTGATTCCGGTCGTGCAGCGCGAGGCGCGCGCGATTTCGGAAGAACTTGGTTGGCGCGCACCGCAACCGGCCACGCGCAGGATCAAGCGATGA
- a CDS encoding 2-dehydro-3-deoxygalactonokinase yields MKQAGTATLANHQAPAAPTSGGEPDATDGTDTAAVDFTHAALIALDWGTTSLRAYLFDAHGRVLATRASTAGIMNLPRSAAESGFDAAFDDACGAWLEHARGVPVIAAGMVGSAQGWLEAPYVETPANADALVAGIVRVPTARGATLHIVPGVLQRGELPNVMRGEETQIFGALSADANGAQDASAVDSNARSLIGLPGTHAKWAVVQAERIERFHTFMTGEVFAALREHTILGRTMVTPDRPDTGAFLRGVNIAREKGQAGVLATVFSTRTLGLTGALSSEAQPDYLSGLLIGHELAGLEAVLAQQGSSLAQQSLRLIGNDALCERYRLALAQFGCLRAEPVRHATERGLWRVAVAAGLVQPSAQAARAG; encoded by the coding sequence ATGAAACAAGCGGGCACCGCCACGCTGGCGAACCACCAGGCGCCCGCCGCGCCCACCTCGGGCGGGGAGCCGGACGCGACCGATGGCACAGATACCGCCGCCGTCGATTTCACGCATGCCGCGCTGATCGCGCTCGACTGGGGCACGACGTCGCTGCGCGCCTATCTGTTCGACGCGCACGGTCGCGTGCTGGCGACGCGCGCATCGACGGCCGGCATCATGAATCTGCCGCGCAGCGCGGCCGAGAGCGGCTTCGACGCGGCGTTCGACGACGCCTGCGGCGCGTGGCTCGAGCACGCGCGCGGCGTGCCGGTGATCGCGGCGGGGATGGTGGGCAGCGCGCAAGGCTGGCTCGAAGCGCCGTATGTCGAGACGCCCGCCAACGCCGATGCGCTGGTGGCCGGCATCGTCCGCGTGCCGACCGCGCGCGGCGCGACGCTGCACATCGTGCCGGGCGTGCTGCAACGCGGCGAGTTGCCGAACGTGATGCGCGGTGAGGAGACACAGATTTTCGGCGCGCTCAGCGCGGACGCGAACGGCGCGCAAGACGCGAGCGCGGTCGACAGCAACGCCCGTTCACTGATCGGCCTGCCTGGCACGCACGCGAAATGGGCGGTCGTGCAAGCGGAGCGCATCGAGCGTTTTCATACCTTCATGACCGGCGAGGTATTCGCCGCGCTGCGCGAGCACACCATTCTCGGCCGCACGATGGTCACGCCCGATCGGCCGGATACCGGAGCATTTTTGCGCGGCGTGAACATCGCGCGCGAGAAAGGTCAGGCGGGCGTGCTCGCGACCGTGTTCAGCACGCGCACGCTCGGCTTGACCGGCGCGCTGTCGAGCGAGGCACAGCCCGACTATCTGTCGGGCCTGCTGATCGGACACGAACTCGCCGGCCTCGAAGCGGTACTCGCGCAGCAAGGCAGCTCGCTCGCTCAGCAGAGTCTGCGGCTGATCGGCAACGACGCGCTGTGCGAGCGCTACCGCCTCGCGCTCGCGCAATTCGGCTGTCTGCGCGCGGAGCCGGTCAGGCACGCGACCGAACGCGGCCTGTGGCGCGTTGCCGTAGCAGCGGGGCTCGTGCAGCCGTCCGCGCAGGCGGCGCGCGCGGGCTGA
- a CDS encoding 2-dehydro-3-deoxy-6-phosphogalactonate aldolase, with the protein MQPHINLPGPYMPHAGLIAAFEVCPLIAIMRGVTPADAADHGQALYEAGFRIVEVPLNSPQPFDSISAIRKVLPADAIVGAGTVLHPLYVDEVKSAGGELVVMPHSDPEVVIAAKARGLACAPGVATPTEAFIALKNGADVLKMFPAEQLGCQVVKAWRAVIAAQVPLVPVGGINPDNMGPFLSAGANGFGLGSALYKPGQSAAVTASHAKAFINGLRIARAGAKK; encoded by the coding sequence ATGCAACCACATATCAATCTGCCCGGACCGTACATGCCGCACGCGGGTCTGATCGCCGCGTTCGAAGTCTGTCCGCTGATCGCGATCATGCGCGGCGTCACGCCCGCCGACGCGGCCGATCACGGTCAAGCGCTGTACGAAGCGGGTTTCCGCATCGTCGAAGTACCGCTCAATTCGCCGCAGCCTTTCGACAGCATCTCCGCGATCCGCAAGGTGCTGCCGGCCGACGCGATCGTCGGCGCGGGCACCGTGCTGCATCCGCTCTACGTCGACGAAGTGAAGTCGGCGGGCGGCGAGCTCGTCGTGATGCCGCACAGCGACCCGGAAGTCGTGATCGCCGCGAAGGCGCGCGGCCTTGCCTGCGCGCCCGGCGTCGCGACGCCGACCGAAGCGTTCATCGCGCTGAAGAACGGCGCCGACGTGCTGAAGATGTTCCCCGCCGAGCAGCTCGGCTGCCAGGTCGTCAAGGCATGGCGCGCGGTGATCGCCGCGCAGGTGCCGCTCGTGCCGGTCGGCGGCATCAACCCGGACAACATGGGCCCGTTCCTGAGCGCCGGCGCCAACGGTTTCGGCCTCGGCTCGGCGCTGTACAAGCCGGGCCAGAGCGCGGCGGTGACCGCGTCGCATGCGAAGGCGTTCATCAACGGTCTGCGGATCGCTCGCGCAGGAGCGAAGAAATGA
- a CDS encoding SDR family oxidoreductase has product MNRLAGKAALVTGAGRGIGAAIALAFAREGAAVVLAELDLDTAQRTAARIEAELGAGARVLAVQTDVTQPPSLRHAVSEGERAFGVLDILVNNAGINVFCDPLTMTDADWRRCFAVDLDGVWNGCRAVLPGMVERGAGSIVNIASTHAFKIIPGCFPYPVAKHGVIGLTRALGIEYAPCNVRVNAIAPGYIETQLTHDWWNEQPDPAAAQQATLDLQPMKRIGRPEEVAMTAVFLASDEAPFINASCITVDGGRSALYHD; this is encoded by the coding sequence ATGAACCGGCTCGCCGGCAAAGCCGCTCTCGTGACCGGCGCCGGGCGCGGCATCGGCGCGGCGATCGCGCTCGCGTTCGCGCGCGAGGGCGCGGCGGTCGTGCTGGCGGAACTCGATCTCGACACGGCGCAGCGCACGGCCGCGCGGATCGAGGCGGAACTCGGCGCCGGCGCGCGCGTGCTCGCCGTGCAGACCGACGTGACCCAACCCCCGTCGCTGCGGCATGCGGTGAGCGAAGGCGAGCGCGCGTTCGGTGTGCTCGACATCCTCGTCAACAACGCGGGCATCAACGTGTTTTGCGATCCGCTGACGATGACCGACGCCGACTGGCGGCGCTGCTTCGCGGTCGATCTCGACGGCGTGTGGAATGGCTGTCGCGCGGTACTGCCGGGGATGGTCGAACGCGGCGCGGGCAGCATCGTGAACATCGCGTCGACCCACGCGTTCAAGATCATTCCGGGCTGCTTTCCGTACCCGGTCGCGAAGCATGGCGTGATCGGCCTCACGCGCGCGCTCGGCATCGAGTACGCGCCGTGCAACGTGCGCGTGAACGCGATCGCGCCGGGCTACATCGAGACGCAGCTGACGCACGACTGGTGGAACGAGCAGCCCGATCCGGCCGCCGCGCAGCAGGCGACGCTCGATCTGCAACCGATGAAGCGCATCGGCCGCCCGGAGGAGGTGGCGATGACCGCGGTGTTCCTCGCGTCGGACGAGGCGCCGTTCATCAACGCGAGCTGCATCACCGTCGATGGCGGCCGCTCGGCGCTGTATCACGACTGA
- a CDS encoding arabinose ABC transporter substrate-binding protein has product MKRRIFLTLAAAATGVLFNAPVAQAADTVKIGFVVKQPEEPWFQDEWKFAEIAAKDKGFTLVKIGAPSGEKVMSAIDNLAAQKAQGFVICTPDVKLGPGIVAKAKADGLKMMTVDDRLVDGAGKPIEAVPHMGISAYNIGKQVGDGIAAEIKKRGWDMKDVGAIDVTYEQLPTAHDRTTGATDALVAAGFPKANIVTAPQAKTDTENAFNAANIALTKNPQFKHWVAYALNDEGVLGAVRAAEGRGFKADNMIGIGIGGSDSALNEFKKPQPTGFFGTVIISPKRHGEETSELMYSWITQGKEPPLLTLTTGMLATRDNVGEVREKMGLASK; this is encoded by the coding sequence ATGAAACGTAGAATTTTCCTCACGCTGGCAGCGGCGGCGACGGGTGTGCTCTTCAATGCGCCGGTCGCACAGGCAGCCGATACGGTCAAGATCGGCTTCGTCGTGAAGCAACCGGAAGAGCCGTGGTTCCAGGACGAATGGAAGTTCGCCGAGATCGCCGCCAAGGACAAGGGCTTCACGCTCGTGAAAATCGGCGCGCCGTCGGGCGAGAAGGTGATGAGCGCAATCGATAACCTCGCCGCGCAGAAGGCGCAGGGCTTCGTGATCTGCACGCCCGACGTCAAGCTCGGGCCGGGTATCGTCGCGAAGGCGAAGGCCGACGGCCTGAAGATGATGACGGTCGACGACCGCCTCGTCGACGGCGCGGGCAAGCCGATCGAAGCGGTGCCGCATATGGGCATCTCGGCGTATAACATCGGCAAGCAGGTCGGCGACGGCATCGCGGCTGAAATCAAGAAGCGCGGCTGGGACATGAAGGACGTCGGCGCGATCGACGTGACCTATGAGCAGCTGCCGACCGCGCATGACCGCACCACCGGCGCGACCGACGCCCTCGTCGCCGCGGGCTTTCCGAAAGCGAACATCGTCACCGCGCCGCAAGCGAAGACCGACACCGAAAACGCTTTCAACGCCGCCAACATCGCGTTGACGAAGAACCCGCAGTTCAAGCACTGGGTCGCTTACGCGCTGAACGACGAAGGCGTGCTCGGCGCGGTGCGCGCGGCGGAAGGCCGTGGCTTCAAGGCCGACAACATGATCGGTATCGGCATCGGCGGCTCGGACTCCGCGCTGAACGAGTTCAAGAAGCCGCAGCCGACGGGTTTCTTCGGCACCGTGATCATCAGCCCGAAGCGCCACGGCGAGGAAACCTCGGAACTGATGTACTCGTGGATCACCCAGGGCAAGGAGCCGCCGCTGCTGACGCTCACGACCGGCATGCTGGCGACGCGCGACAACGTCGGCGAAGTGCGCGAGAAGATGGGCCTCGCGTCGAAGTAA
- the araG gene encoding L-arabinose ABC transporter ATP-binding protein AraG — protein MSATLRFDNIGKVFPGVRALDGVSFDVNVGQVHGLMGENGAGKSTLLKILGGEYQPDSGRMMIDGNEVRFPSAAASIGAGIAVIHQELQYVPDLTVAENLLLGQLPNSLGWVNKREAKRFVRERLEAMGVALDPNAKLRKLSIAQRQMVEICKALMRNARVIALDEPTSSLSHRETEVLFKLVRDLRADNRAMIYISHRMDEIYELCDACTIFRDGRKVASHPTLEGVSRDTIVSEMVGREISDIYSYTARPLGEVRFAAKAIEGHPLAQPASFEVRRGEIVGFFGLVGAGRSELMHLVYGAEHRKGGELVLDGKPIKVRSAGEAIKHGIVLCPEDRKEEGIVAMASVAENINISCRRHYLRAGVFLDRKKEAQTADRFIKLLKIKTPHRRQKIRFLSGGNQQKAILSRWLAEPDLKVVILDEPTRGIDVGAKHEIYNVIYQLAERGCAIVMISSELPEVLGVSDRIVVMRQGRISGELARKDATEQSVLSLALPQSSTALPGESNTNANAANQSGSRAA, from the coding sequence GTGTCAGCGACGCTACGTTTTGACAATATCGGCAAGGTTTTTCCAGGCGTGCGTGCGCTCGACGGTGTGTCCTTCGACGTCAACGTCGGCCAGGTGCACGGCCTGATGGGCGAAAACGGCGCGGGAAAATCGACGCTGCTGAAAATTCTCGGCGGCGAGTATCAGCCCGATTCGGGCCGCATGATGATCGACGGCAACGAGGTGCGCTTTCCGAGCGCGGCCGCCTCGATCGGTGCCGGCATCGCGGTGATTCACCAGGAACTTCAGTACGTGCCCGACCTCACGGTCGCGGAGAACCTGCTGCTCGGCCAGCTGCCCAATTCTCTCGGCTGGGTCAACAAGCGCGAGGCGAAGCGCTTCGTGCGCGAGCGGCTCGAAGCGATGGGCGTCGCGCTCGATCCGAACGCGAAACTGCGCAAGCTGTCGATCGCGCAGCGGCAGATGGTCGAAATCTGCAAGGCGCTGATGCGCAACGCGCGTGTGATCGCGCTCGACGAGCCGACCAGCTCGCTGTCGCATCGCGAGACCGAGGTGCTGTTCAAGCTGGTGCGCGATCTGCGCGCCGACAATCGCGCGATGATCTACATCTCGCATCGGATGGACGAGATCTACGAGCTGTGCGACGCGTGCACGATCTTCCGCGACGGCCGCAAGGTCGCGTCGCATCCGACGCTCGAAGGCGTGTCGCGCGACACGATCGTCAGTGAGATGGTCGGGCGCGAAATTTCGGACATCTATAGCTATACGGCGCGGCCGCTCGGCGAAGTGCGTTTCGCGGCGAAGGCGATCGAAGGTCATCCGCTCGCGCAGCCGGCCAGCTTCGAGGTGCGGCGCGGCGAGATCGTCGGCTTCTTCGGACTCGTCGGCGCGGGCCGCAGCGAGCTGATGCATCTGGTGTACGGCGCCGAGCATCGCAAGGGCGGCGAACTCGTGCTCGACGGCAAGCCGATCAAGGTGCGCAGCGCGGGCGAGGCGATCAAACACGGCATCGTGCTGTGCCCCGAGGATCGCAAGGAAGAGGGCATCGTCGCGATGGCGAGCGTCGCGGAGAACATCAACATCAGCTGCCGCCGTCACTATCTGCGCGCGGGCGTGTTTCTCGATCGCAAGAAAGAGGCGCAGACGGCGGACCGTTTCATCAAGCTGCTGAAGATCAAGACGCCGCATCGCCGGCAGAAGATCCGCTTCCTGTCGGGCGGTAATCAGCAGAAGGCGATTCTGTCGCGCTGGCTCGCCGAGCCTGATCTGAAAGTCGTGATTCTCGACGAACCGACGCGCGGCATCGACGTCGGCGCGAAGCACGAGATCTATAACGTGATCTATCAGCTCGCCGAGCGCGGCTGCGCGATCGTGATGATTTCGTCGGAATTGCCGGAAGTGCTCGGCGTGTCCGACCGGATCGTCGTGATGCGCCAGGGCCGCATTTCCGGGGAGCTCGCGCGCAAGGACGCGACCGAGCAGTCGGTGCTGAGCCTCGCATTGCCGCAGAGCTCGACCGCGCTACCTGGTGAGTCGAACACGAACGCGAACGCGGCCAACCAGAGCGGCTCGCGCGCGGCCTGA